The Arachis duranensis cultivar V14167 chromosome 2, aradu.V14167.gnm2.J7QH, whole genome shotgun sequence genome has a window encoding:
- the LOC107474815 gene encoding uncharacterized protein LOC107474815 gives MKTDIPQGQHVPNNFPAPSPQASKEPQFEKVKVPEYNPQLLYGKFMKELLAKKRNWKEDKIMVLTKECHATIQKHLPQKLRDPESSLIPCTIGEVTIERSLCDLEDNINLMPLSLMRKFQIDEVKPTRISLQLADRSIKFSIGIVENLLVKAMKHPRDLEDCMNIDLMDPLVRETLEEEVLNDSLEYFIEDGVVDFDDFPPPKKPYTFLIRRRGRPSLI, from the exons ATGAAAACTGACATTCCTCAAGGGCAACACGTGCCTAACAATTTCCCTGCACCTTCACCTCAAGCTTCTAAAGAGCCACAATTTGAGAAGGTCAAGGTGCCAGAGTACAATCCCC AGCTTCTTTATGGcaagttcatgaaagagttGTTGGCAAAGAAGAGGAATTGGAAGGAAGATAAAATAATGGTGCTTACCAAAGAGTGTCATGCTACAATTCAAAAGCATTTGCCTCAAAAGTTGAGAGATCCTGAGAGTTCCTTGATCCCTTGCACCATTGGTGAGGTTACCATTGAAAGATCTCTATGTGATCTTGAGGACAACATCAATCTAATGCCACTATCTTTGATGAGAAAGTTTCAAATTGATGAGGTAAAACCCACTAGAATTTCTCTACAACTTGCTGACCGTTCCATTAAGTTTTCAATTGGCATTGTTGAGAACTTGCTAGTTAAG GCCATGAAACATCCTCGTGATTTGGAAGATTGCATGAACATTGATTTGATGGATCCTTTGGTGCGAGAAACACTAGAAGAGGAGGTGCTCAATGATTCACTAGAGTATTTTATTGAGGATGGTGTGgttgattttgatgattttcCACCACCCAAGAAGCCATACACGTTCCTAATAAGGAGGAGGGGCCGCCCAAGCTTGATTTAA